The following proteins are co-located in the Oscillospiraceae bacterium genome:
- a CDS encoding class I SAM-dependent methyltransferase: MENEAGLQDQTVQATMLLPVYGRAKASRMFPDILRDDGAIRIVDSMDYDFTRISKSYATEYGSLCCLLRAKRLDERCLAYIREHPNGTVVNLGSGLDTTFDRVDNGSIRWYNIDLPDAMAFRQRFIPAPERCADVAKSMFDYTWLGEVETADGSVFILAGGLFYYFEETQVRGLIARVAKHFPRGEIFFDAQSKTAVKISNRMVRKAGNKGSEMKFWVKDAQKLKSWSSNIRKVEGVPFCGCLWKENRFKLLTRVNICLFNALKMGQLISVRWGGSC; this comes from the coding sequence ATGGAAAATGAAGCGGGGCTGCAAGATCAAACCGTGCAAGCCACGATGCTCCTGCCCGTTTACGGCAGGGCCAAGGCAAGCCGCATGTTCCCGGATATTCTGCGCGACGACGGGGCGATTCGGATTGTCGATAGCATGGATTACGATTTCACGCGAATCAGCAAATCCTATGCCACGGAGTACGGAAGCCTTTGCTGCCTGCTCCGCGCCAAACGGCTCGACGAACGCTGCCTCGCGTACATACGCGAGCATCCGAACGGCACGGTCGTCAACCTCGGTTCCGGGCTTGATACGACGTTTGACCGCGTGGACAACGGTTCCATCCGCTGGTATAACATCGACCTGCCGGATGCTATGGCGTTCCGGCAGCGGTTCATCCCCGCGCCCGAACGTTGCGCCGACGTTGCCAAATCGATGTTCGATTACACATGGCTCGGCGAGGTCGAGACCGCCGACGGCAGCGTGTTTATCCTCGCGGGCGGGCTGTTCTATTATTTTGAGGAGACGCAGGTACGGGGTCTGATTGCCCGCGTGGCAAAACATTTTCCGCGCGGCGAAATCTTCTTTGACGCACAGTCAAAAACAGCGGTTAAAATATCCAACCGCATGGTGCGCAAAGCCGGGAACAAAGGCTCTGAGATGAAGTTTTGGGTAAAGGACGCGCAAAAGCTGAAAAGCTGGTCATCGAACATCCGCAAAGTCGAGGGCGTGCCATTTTGCGGATGTTTGTGGAAGGAAAACCGTTTCAAGCTGCTAACAAGGGTGAATATATGCTTGTTTAACGCGCTGAAAATGGGACAGCTCATCAGCGTCCGATGGGGAGGGTCGTGCTAA
- a CDS encoding lysophospholipase → MKRTAYSEHAITSSGTRIVLSVWEPPAPEAAVVFIPATMVHPLYYEPLLRGFAERGFAIVGLHPVGHGKSPRDVKRYTLRDIVQNGRDAVTFALERFRLPVIAMGSSQGGIVAVALAAEDGRIAAAFPHNVLLSELPDSITVSRFPRWLGRVYRPIQGALKLLAKLLPDLELPLGFYLDRARIGTEPEVWEPFERDPLCLKRYSLHFLASLFTTRFPGLTDGSVRCPLYVVADSGDRLFTPEYTRKVFEQLRAPHKEMVTLHTGGHMLMVTHPQDVCDMLASKMREVLKGKPGNAAAGGA, encoded by the coding sequence ATGAAACGAACAGCTTACTCGGAACACGCCATAACATCCAGCGGTACGCGGATTGTCCTGTCCGTGTGGGAACCGCCCGCGCCGGAGGCTGCCGTTGTGTTCATTCCCGCGACGATGGTTCACCCGCTGTACTACGAGCCGCTGCTGCGCGGCTTCGCGGAGCGTGGTTTTGCCATCGTTGGCCTGCACCCGGTCGGACACGGCAAAAGCCCCCGCGACGTGAAACGTTATACGCTCCGTGACATCGTGCAAAACGGGCGCGACGCCGTGACATTTGCGTTGGAGCGTTTCCGATTGCCCGTCATCGCGATGGGCTCCAGTCAAGGCGGCATTGTCGCGGTGGCGCTGGCCGCCGAGGACGGGCGAATCGCGGCGGCCTTCCCGCACAATGTGCTGCTGTCGGAATTGCCGGACAGCATAACCGTTTCGCGTTTCCCAAGGTGGCTTGGGCGCGTGTACCGTCCGATTCAGGGTGCGCTGAAACTTCTTGCGAAGCTGCTGCCGGATTTGGAGCTGCCGCTTGGCTTTTACCTCGACCGCGCCCGCATCGGCACGGAGCCGGAGGTTTGGGAACCGTTCGAGCGCGATCCGCTGTGCCTGAAACGCTACTCGCTCCACTTTCTCGCAAGCCTGTTCACGACGCGTTTCCCCGGTCTGACGGACGGCAGCGTCCGCTGCCCGCTGTACGTCGTCGCCGACAGCGGCGACAGGCTGTTCACGCCGGAATACACACGGAAAGTGTTCGAGCAACTCCGCGCGCCGCACAAAGAAATGGTGACGCTTCATACGGGAGGGCATATGCTGATGGTCACGCACCCACAGGATGTCTGCGATATGCTCGCATCGAAAATGCGTGAGGTTCTGAAAGGGAAACCGGGCAATGCTGCTGCTGGTGGAGCGTAG